CCGGCAATTTTTTGGCCTCTGGCTTCAGGGACGGTGCGGTTGCATTGCGCTCAAGTTGCAGCGGCAAAACGAACTGTACCAGATTTAATGGCAGCGATCGCCTTAGTAAAGCCTCTACCACAAAATCATCCTTTAAGTCAAGAAATCGAACGGGGTTTAGCAGAGTGGTCGCAAGATTTACTCGCCTTAGCAGAAGAAAAGTTTCAAGCCGGACAGCTATCGGAGGCGATCGCGATCGCCTCCGATATTCCGTCAGATGTCTCTACAGCCTCCACCGTCCCAACGCAAATTGAAAAGTGGAAATCGATTTGGGCGGAAGCAGAAAAAATTTATGCTGAAGCCGAGTCCCAGATCCCGAAAGAAAACTGGTATCGGGCTTCGATGGCAGCGGTACGTTTGCTCAATGTCGGTAACAACTATTGGGCAAATACCAAATACGAAGAATTAAAATATGCGATCGCCACCGCCAGAGAAGATGGCGGAAGATTGGAGAAAATTCAAAATTTGGTCAATCGAGGCAGAGCCGACGATTTTCTAGCTGCTATACAGCAAATTCAAGCAATTGAAGCAGGTAGCTATTTTTATCAGAAAGCTCAAGCAATGATTCCCGATATCGGGCGCAAAATGCTCGATTTAGCCCAGGAAACTTTAGATAAAAGAGATGTAGACAAAGCTGTCGAGATTGCCAATCAAATTCCTGCTGTTGCCAAATTAGAAACAGAAGTCCAAGATTTTACCGTCCTAGCTGAGGCACATCGGAGTGCTTTTGTCGGTACTGTTTCTAGCATAGAAGCGGCAATTGCCGAAGCGCAAAAAATTGGACTAGACCGACCGCTTTACTATAAAGCTCAAGATACGATCGCCCGTTGGCAACTTGAAATTGAAGATGTGCAGCATCTAGCCAAAGCACGCAGCTTAGCTCAACCAGGGGCAGTTGCCGATTTAAATGCAGCGATCGCTGAAGCTTTGATGATTCCAGACTCGAATCCCCGTGCTGCTGAAGCCAAGCGAGAAATTGACGGCTGGCGGCGACGGATACAAACATTTGAAGACCAACCTTACCTTAACCGTGCCGACGAGATAGTGGTTGAAGGCGATGTCGTCGCTTTACAAGCAGCAGTTGATGAAGCGAGTAAAATTGGTGAAGGACGCGCGCTTTATGGCGAAGCCCGTAAGCGAATTCGCAACTGGACGCGCCAGATCCAAACGATTGAAGACCAGCCATTCTTAGACCAAGCGCGAGACTTGGCAAATAATGGCAATCTACCAGCGGCGATCGCTGCTGCTGGGCAAATTGGTGCGGGACGGGCGCTACATGCCACAGCGCAGGCAGAAGTTAAGGAATGGCAAACTCAACTTCAGGCGGAACAAGATTGGCGCGAAGCCCAGCAAGTTGCTTTGCAGAATACTCCCGATGCATTGGCACAAGCAATTCGGCTGGCGGATCGGGTTCCTAACAGCAATTCCTTACGATTGGATGTGAATCCAGCCATTAATAACTGGGGCGATCGCTTGTTGCGGTTGGCACAAGACCAAGGGACGTACAACCCACAAGCAGGGATCGATATAGCCCGTAAAATTCCGCGCAGCAGCAGCGCCTACGGAGCCGCTCAAGCGCAGATAGGCGAGTGGCAGAGGATTTTGAACCCTCCTCCTCCCGAACCGCTTCCCAGCCTCGATAACACCGCACCGAGTCCGATAAATTCCGAGCCTATTCCTAGTGCTAGTCCTGATGATAACTAATCCTGACGATTGTAAACTTTAACGGTTTTGATTAGGCATCATAAACATAGCAGCAAAACATTATTATCGCTCTTATGGATTACCCACAAAACCAAATAATTTAGCCAAACCACCAAGAATAGCTAAAATCAAACCGACTAAAAATCCTCGATTGATAAAATCTTGACTCTTGACTCGTTCATCTAGTCCATTTATTCTCTCACCCAGAGCTTTAATTTCTCCTTTAATTTCGGTTTGTCCTACTTTTAGATCGACAACATCTTTTTGTAGACCATCTAATTTCTGGTCAAGCTTAGCTAAAATTTCCTTTAAGTCTTGCTCTAGTGTGACTGACATAGGTAAAATTCCTATTTGGGAGAAATTAGTATAGATTCTTTTAGCATAGTTGCGATCGCATTTCCCCTGGAATGTTAAAAGCGATTCCCTACAATCAAGTTTTTTAACCTTATAAGGTATAGTTTATACCCTGTAATATATACCTGTAATATATAAATGGTGACTCAGCACAGAAGACAGTAGGGAAACTCAAGAGTCAACGCGATTCGTACTTTTTTCACCTAAAAATAGCTATGTCTCATTTGACAAACAAAGCAGCCATTTCTACTAATGGTATAGTCACAACCCCTCACTACCTAGCTTCCCAAGCGGGTTTAGAAATACTTCAGCAAGGGGGAAATGCCGTTGATGCTGCGATCGCTGCTGCTGCTACCTTGACGGTGGTTTATCCCCATATGAATAGTTTGGGTGGCGATAATTTTTGGTTGATTTATAATATCAAAAAACGAGAATTAAAAGGTTTGAATGCTAGCGGTCGAGCGGGGGAAAAGGCAACAATCGATCTCTATCAGTCTCTAGGTTATGACAGAATTCCTTTCAGAGGTTATTTAGCTGCAAATACCTTACCTGGAGCAGTATCCGGCTGGGACTTAGCATATAAATACGCTCAAGCAACCATAAATAATTCTTTGCCTTGGCAGCAACTTTTTGCTTCTGCAATTAAGTTTTCTGAGAATGGTTTCCCAACTTCTCAAAATCAAGCAAGCTGGACTCAAATAAGTATTGATGTAGATAAAGAATTTTTTAATTTACAAAGATTTTCTGGTTTTCGTCAAATCTATTTGAAACCTGATGGAACAATTTATCAAACAGGTGAAATATTTAAACAATCGCACTTAGCTCAAAGTTTAGCAGCGATCGCCTCTCAAGGTGCAGCCGAGTTTTATCAAGGGGAAATTGCCCAAAATATCGTTGCAGATTTACAAGAGAACGGGGGAATTTTAACTCTGCGAGATTTTGCGGAACATACTGCTAACTGGGTAGAACCAATTTCAGTCAATTATCGCGATTATATTGCTTATAACTTACCACCCAACACTCAAGGAATTGCCTCTTTATCGATTTTAAATATCTTAAATAATTTCGATTTACGCAAACTAGGAGAAGGAACGGCAGATTACTATCATTTGATTGTAGAAGCAACCAAACAAGCATTTAGCGATCGCGATAAATATGTGAGCGATCCTGACTTTGTAAATATGCCTTTAGATTGGCTATTATCTTCAGAACGTGGTAAAGAACTAGCAGCACAGATTAACTTGCAGCAAGCCGCTAACCAAGTACAACCTCTCGATCCAAAAGGCGATACAATTTGGCTGGGAGTTGTAGATAAAGATGGTAACGCTGTCTCTTTAATTCAAAGTATTTACTACGAATTTGGTTCGGGTATAGTTGCAGGTGATACGGGGATTCTATTACAAAATCGAGGGTGTTTTTTCTCCTTAGATCCGCAACATGTAAATTGTTTGCAACCTAAAAAACGTACTTTTCACACGTTAAACCCTGCCATGTTATTTCAAAACGGCAAACCGTATTTAGTCTACGGTACGATGGGAGGAGAAGGACAACCTCAAACTCAAGCTGCGATCGCAACTCGAATTGTCGATTTTGGTTTTAATGTCGAAGATGCAATTTCTGCACCGCGATGGTTGCAAGGACGTACTTGGGGAGTCGCTACCAACGAACTTAAAATTGAAGGCAGAGTTTCAGCAGATATTGTTCGAGAATTAAGCGATCGCGGTCACTCTGTTAAAGTTGTTGAAGATTATACAGATGTGATGGGACACGCTGGGGCGATTTTAATCGACGCTGAAACTAATATAAAATACGGTGCTGCCGATCCAAGAAGTGATGGTGCTGCTGTAGGATATTAATAAGTTGCCTGCAAGCGGCTAATCAAGTAATCTTTGGCAGAAATAGAAGGATACATTGCTACTCGATCCGTACAACAACCAGGAAGACAAGCAACCTCAGTATCATCGTTAGGATGGCAGAAAAAAGCTATTGAATAACGCGATCGCTTCATTTTTTCATCTGTTGGAATCGCTACCCGATGTTTGGTAGAACAAAAAACATGATTTGTCCATCGTTGCATTAAATCTCCAGTATTTACAATTATCGTATCAGGAATCGCTGGAGCTGCGATCCATTCTCCATTTTTCGTTTGTACTTCTAATCCGCCAATATCATCTTGAAATAACAAAGTAATACTACCGTAGTCGGAATGTTCCCCCGCCCTTACCTGTCCTTGTTTTGGAGGTTGTTCTAATGGGGGGTAGTGTAGTAATCTCAGAGTATGAGCTTGTGCATTATGATTGGCAATAAAAAAGTCTTCTGGAATTTGTAATGCCATCGCAAAAGTTTGTAGAATTATATCCGTTATTTGTACACAAGCTTTCCAGGAATTCAATGCACAACTATGAAATTCAGTACTAAAGTCTGGGTTTTGAGCAATGGATTTTAAATTTAGATTTAATGCTTCTTTTAAATCTCCTGGCTGTTTTGGATCGAGGCGTTCCCTTTCTATACCTACATAACCACTGTTGTGAGATTCATCTAACCACGCTATTTGGTTTTTTGCTTCCAACGGAAGATTAAAAAATTGCTGAGAGTGTGTAAATAGCTGTTGGATTAAATGAGAAGAAATACCTGAATTTTTGATATATAAAAATCCAATTTCATGACAAGCTTGATAAACGCGATCAACTATAGTTTGTCTTTCTAATTCATCTCCTGTTGCAAATGTTTGCAAATCAATAATTGGAATTTGCAATACTGGGTTAGTCATAGTTAGATTTGCACGTAAATGTTGGTAATTGATAATAAATAATTAGTATTAATCAACAACAGATGCAGCAATAACACCCTCAGCCTCCAACATTGCAGCCACCTGTAAAATTTTCCCCTCATTGTAAGGTGCGGCAATCAACTGCACCCCCAAAGGTAAACCATTCGATCGCGCGATTGGCACGGATAAAACAGGTAAACCAATAAAAGATAGCGGCTGAGTAAACAATCCCAAATGGGGACGAACTAAAATTTCCCGTCCATCTAACTGAATCGTTTGTTGTCCGATGAATGGTGCAACACATGGTGTTGTAGGGGCTAGAATCAAATCGACGTGTTGAAAAATTGCGCGGACGCGATCGCGAAACCACCGTCTAAATCTCTGCGCCTGAATATACCAACTCGCAGGAATCATCGCCCCAGCCAAAAAACGATCGCGGGTAGCCGGATCGAAGTCTTCAAGACGCGATCGCAAGTTTGCTAAATGCAGATTTGCCCCTTCACACGCTGTAATTATAAAAGCCGCTGCCCTAGCACGGTGCGCTTCTGGGATAGTAACGTATTGCGTCGCGCCTAAAACTTGGGCGACTCGTTCCACAACAGCTAAAGCTTCCGGTTCTGCACCTGTCCGAAAATAATCTTCAGCAATGGCAATGCGTAACCCATCAATATTGTCCGGTTGTAGAGACGTTACATGTAACGTCTCTACAGGGGAACGTTGCGTGCAAACCGGATCGCGACTGTCCCATCCTTGCAGCACGTCAAAGGCGATCGCTACATCTCTTACAGAACGGGTAAACGTGCCAATGTGGTCGAAACTACTGGCAAATAAAAACGCTCCCGCCCGCGATAATCTCCCATAGGTGGGTTTGAGTCCGTAGACACCGCATAAAGCCGCAGGGACGCGAATAGAACCGTTGGTATCGGAACCCAGCGTCAGGGGAACCATTCCCCCAGCTACCGCCGCCGCCGATCCTCCAGAAGAACCGCCAGCAATGCGATTTGTGTCATGCGGGTTGTGGGTTGCACCGTAGTGAGCATTTTCCGTGACAAAACCATAGGCGTATTCATCCATATTGAGCGCCCCGACTAAAATTGCTCCGGCTTGTTTCAGTTTGGCGATCGCCGTAGCATCTCGGCTAGCGGGAGGATTTTCCGCATTGATTTTCGAGCCAGCTAGGGTCGTTATCCCAGCAATATCAAATAAATTTTTGACCGCAAAGGGAACGCCAGCTAGAACGCCTGGATCTTGCCCAGAGGCGATCGCCCGGTCGATCTTCGCTGCATCTGCTAAGGCTGTTTCAGTTGTAACGGTGGTGAAACAATTCAGTGCTGAATTCCGTGCGGTAATTCTGTCGAGGGTGGCGATCGCCACTTCTGTTGCGCTTACCTGTTGCGCGCGCACGGCTGTTGCTATGGTTACGGCATCAGCAAGGTCTAAGTTCATGCTTTCATCTTAAGGCAGATAATCTAACGCGATCGAACAAGGGCGATCGTCATTCACTAATGAGTGCTTTTGTCAATTGCCTCCATCTATAGACTTGTTTAGATAGTTGACTGGGATAAAAATTTATTCATAAACCTTTACAAAGTTTAGTAAAATGATTTGTAAGAAATAAGTATTTATTCTTAACGTCATGATGACGGAACAATTTCCCTGGCTAACCGCGATTGTCCTGCTACCCCTTGTAGCTTCCCTACTCATCCCCGTACTGCCTGATAAAGACGGCAAGCGCGTGCGGTGGTATGCCTCAGGCGTGGCGATCGCGGACTTGATTCTGATGTGCTACGTTTTTTGGCAACACTACGATGCAGGCATCGCAACTTTTCAATTAGCGGAAAAGTATGCCTGGGTTCCCCAATTGGGTCTAAATTGGGCTGTCTCAGTTGATGGTTTATCTGTCCCGCTCGTACTGCTAGCAGGATTGGTGACGACACTTTCAATATTTGCGGCGTGGCAAGTCGATCGCAAGCCCCGCTTATTCTATTTCCTGATGCTGGTGCTGTATTCTGCCCAGATTGGGGTGTTTGTCGCCCAAGATATATTGCTGCTATTCATTATGTGGGAGATCGAGCTAGTCCCCGTTTACCTGCTCGTCTCGATTTGGGGTGGACCGAAACGACGCTACGCAGCGACAAAGTTTCTCCTCTATACCGCACTGGCTTCTATATTTATTCTCGTTGCAGGGCTAGCATTGGGTTTCTACGGTGGCAACCCTACCTTCGATATGGCAGCTCTGGCTGTGAAAAACTATCCGCTAGCGCTTGAATTGCCGATTTACGCCGGATTGCTGATTGCTTTTGGCGTGAAGCTAGCGATTTTCCCCATGCATACTTGGTTACCTGATGCCCACGGTGAAGCTTCTGCTCCCGTATCGATGGTTTTGGCGGGTGTACTGCTGAAAATGGGCGGATACGGGTTGATTCGCTTGAATTTGGAAATGTTACCTCACGCACACGTTTACTTTGCCCCAGTGCTGGCAACTGTAGGCGTGGTTAATATTATTTACGGTGCGTTGGCTTCCTTCGCTCAGTCCAACATGAAGCGCCGTCTCGCCTACTCGTCTGTTTCCCACATGGGATTCGTCCTACTAGGTATTGCCTCTTTTACGGATGTTGGCATCAGCGGCGCACTCCTGCAAATGCTGTCTCACGGTTTGATTGCCGCAGTTCTGTTCTTCCTCGCAGGCGTAACTTACGATCGCACTCATACGTTATCAATGGAAGAAATGGGCGGTATCGCTCAGGTTATGCCCAAAGTCTTTGCTCTATTTACCATAGGTGCAATGGCATCGCTGGCACTTCCTGGGATGAGCGGCTTTGTCAGCGAGATTTCGGTCTTCGTTGGTGTGACTACAAGCGATATTTACAGCTCAACCTTCCGCACGGTGACGGTATTTTTAGCCGCCGTAGGGCTGATGCTCACTCCAGTCTATTTACTTTCGATGCTACGTCAGGTATTCTACGGTTCTGGTATCGCCCCTGCGTGTGTTTTAACGAGTACTCAGTTGCGGACGGATTACCAGGATAGTCAAGAAGCTGTCTGCTTCGGGACTGATTGCGTGTTACCTGGAGAGGCAAGGTTTGGCGATGCTAGACCGCGTGAAGTGTTCATTGCTGTCTCGTTCCTGGTGCTGATTATTGGTATCGGGTTATATCCCAAGCTGGCGACGCAAATGTATGATGTCAAGACGGTTGCGGTGAATGCCCAGATCCGCGAATCTTACGTCCAAATTGCTCAGAGCAATCCTCGCATTTATGCTAGCGGCTTCTTGGCTCCTCGGATCGATAAGCCTGAACTCGCGACTGTGCCGACGGGTGTTTTAAAGTGATTTGATTTTGTACTCCTGTTTATAAGCGATCGCTAGATGAAAGCGATCGCTTTTTCGTGTTGAGTTGTAGTTTATGATGATGTCACGCAAAGACGCGAAGGCTCGAAGAAAGGCGCAAAATTTATCTACGCTCGATTCGCAATACACTTGGTATTTGAGCGAAGCTAGGTAAATACTGATTTGACTGCCGACTGAACTGAGTTTTTAGCGTCTTTGAGTGTCTCGGCGATGGGATGCTGTTCGTGTAAGAAAATTCTGGCACAGTTGCGTCCCGGCAGTCCTGAGATGGAGCCGCCTGGATGGGTTCCTGCGCCTGTGAGATATAAGCCTTGAATTGGGGTTTTGTAGTTAGCTATTTCTGGTAAGGGACGGAAGCAAAGCATTTGTTCTAAGGTCATGTCTATGTGGTAGTAGTTGCCTTTGTAGCTTCCTAGCCGTTCTGCTAACTCGGCTGGGCTTTCGACGTGACGGGCAATAATTGAGTGCTTGAGATTGGGTGAGTATTGGGTTAGTTTATTGAGGACGCGATCGGCTACTTTGTTTTTAAGCTCGTCTGTCCATCCCGTACCTTTTAAGCCTGTACCCTCTGCACCAGCAATTTGATAGGGGGCAAAAAATTCAATCCAGAGTGTATGTTTGCCTTCAGGAGCCATTGAAGGGTCGAGTCCTGTTGGCATGACTAGATACATTGAAGGGTCTGCATCGGGAATTTTGCCCAGAGTAATCTCGCTATGGGCTTGTTCTACATGGTTGACGGAATCGGCAATTAAGACCGAACCCATGAGATATTCGTCTCGGTGGTCGTGGTTTTCAAAGCGCAAGGGTTCTGATAAGGCGCAGTCAATTTTGAGAATTGTTTCGTTGTTGTTGACAATGCGGCGGTCTAGTCTTTCGCGTAAGTTAGGATCGGCACTATCGACATCGCTAGCATCCATCAGTTGCAGAAATAGCCGTTTGGCATCAATGCTAGAGATAACAGCTTGATGGGCGCGATATTCTTTGCTACCGCGAACTCGCACGCCCACAGCGCGATCGCGATCGATTAAAATTCGTTCTACACTTTGTTCTGTAAGGATTACGCCGTCTAAACTTTTGACTAACTTAACTAAAGCTTCGGTTAGCGCTCCCGTACCACCTCGCGGACGTGCCATTCCAGGTTCGTGACGCAACACAGCCATCATTGCTCCAAATGACATGGCTTTTTGAGAGGGAGGCGAACTTAATTCTGCTGAGAGTCTGGCAAGGGGTGCTTTGACAAATTCAGCGTCAAAATATTCGTTAAGATTATCTACTGGGCTAGATAATAGAGTACGTAGAAGGTCTAAAGTCTCGTTGGGACCACCCAGCACTGAGAACAACTCTTGCAGGTTTTTCAAGCCGTAGTTACCAGAGATATCTGCTAAAGATTTGGGTGGAGCGTTGAAAAATGGTGCGACACCGCGCACGAAGCGCAGCCAAAAGTCTGCATATTCAGCATATTTTTCCGCGTCGCGCTGGCTGAAACGGGCAATTTCTGCACGAGTCTTTTCTACCGATTTATGGGCGAGAAAGTATTTTCCGTCAGGATGGGGACAAAAGGCAACTGGATCGCACGTTAGATATTCTAAGCCGTATTTTTCTAGTTCTAATTCCTGAATCACCGATCCGAGGAAAATAAATAGGTGATTAATAGCACAGGGGTTAAACTTAAATCCAGGTGCTTCTTGGGGCATGAGTTCTTCTGTTGTAGCTCCACCCCCTGGAATTGGCTGTTTTTCTAGAAGCAAGACGCTATAGCCTGCTTTCAGTAAGTAAGCCGCACAGACTAGTCCGTTATGACCAGCACCAATAATAACAACATCGTAAGCTTGCATGGAAGAGAATTCGGAAACACGCTATCTTCTTTGATGCTAGAGAGCAGTTAACAATTCTCAATCTCTCAACGGTTATACCTTACGCATATTTTGACTGTTCGGATCGAAACCACGGGAAAAGCGGGTGCTATTGTCGTAGCAAGCACCACTTAAGTTCGCTCCGTACAATTTGGCGTAGTTGAGTCTAGCTTTGCGTAAATTTGCTTCAGTTAGTTTTGCACCGCAGAGGTTTGTGCGCGTCAGGTTAGCATTAATCAGGTTTGCGCCAGTTAAGTTTGCTCCCCACAATTTCGCCTTGGCTAAATTTGCTCCTTCTAAGTTGGCTCCCCACAGGTTAACTCCTACCAAATGAGCGTTAATCAGCTTAACGTTGGCTAAGTCAGCTTTAATAAAGTCTCTTTCTCCTGCTGCATAGCGTTTCAGCAGTTCTTCAGCATTCATATTTCTTTACACTTATAGGCGATCGCATCCTACTTTAATCTTGCCTTATAACCAAAATTGGCGATCGCCTTCTAGCAAACCTGGATAAATGCCTTGCAACCGTCGATAAGCCATACGGTCAGAACCAAAAAGCGGTATTGGTAAGCGCGGCTCGTTCAGCGAACCATGATGTAGTAAGGTAAGTTTCAAAGTCGCCTCTACTAAACTTTCTAACGATACCTGATGTCCTGCTTCATGAATTCTCAAGCGTAGAGGCAGAGGCAAACCGATTTTCGCCGAATTTAGTTCTGTCGTGACTAAAATAACTTCCCGCGCCGATAAGCGCAGTGCTAATCCTAGCGTTGGTGCTTTAATAACTTCTTCTTCCCAGTTGTAGAGCCGAGGAATCCCAGATTTATAGCACTCGACTAAAATAAACTCCGAACCAATTGCTTTCGCTCTTTCTTTTAAATGCTGCACTTCATCACCACAAAAGCGTCCATCGCGGTAAATTAGTACGACTTTACCTTTCAGTTGAGCTGCGGGAAGAAAGCTTTCTAAAATTCTTTGGGGAATTTCTTCCCCTTCAATTAAAGCATCTTCTAATCGATAGCGAATAAATTCTCCTTTGCGACCGTATAGACGCACGCTAGCGCAAGCATTCATAGTTCCAGAACCTCTCTTCTTGGCGCTTCTGGAAATATCTAAGCCGATGAAATAGTCGGCAATTCCTAATGGTTCAGCTAACACAAAAGGCAAGTTGCCTAGCTTGGCTAGAATACCTGGAATCACCTGATTTAATAAATATTTAGCTTCAACGCTTTTCAAAGTATCTTCGTAAATAACTTGGCTGGCAATTCCACGTCTGAGCAAGCGTGAGTAAATCCAAGAATATAAGCTGCCTCCTTCTGTATTATCGCTGTGGCGATCGCTAGTTGGTAAAAATGTCAAAACTATATCGGGATGATTTACCATCAATTCATCGACAGCTTCTTCAGCTTTGGCTCTCGCTTCAACTCCAGATAAATCATCTACCAATAATGTCTTTTTATTTTCAACAGGAAGAAGAGTTTCAAAACCATAGCGTTTGAGTCTCTGTCGCGTTTCTTGCAGAAAAGAATTTGCTGGATAATCGCAAAGTTTCAATGCAGCAATCCGAATTGGTCTTGACAAATCGCTAAAATCTTCATGACGGCGATACACGCCACCTTTAGATAAACCAGATAAAATTTGACCTTGAACGCCAATTTGATTTTTTCCAAACACCAGTTTTGTTTCTGATAATTTAACTGACGGAGAGAAGAATAATTCAGGATGTCTGCGGCTATTTATACTAATCTTCAGTTGAAATCCATAAGTAGCTAAACTTTGTCCAGCTTCTTTTTTGTACAATGCTAAAAGTTCTTTTCGCTCTAAATAAGGAATTTTAGTTGCAGACAGTAATTTTCCATAATCTACATCGAATTTTCTAGCAGTTTCCGCTGTTATGCAAGGACGTAAAGCTGCCATTGCATAATAAAAAGGTTGTTGATTTTTACCAAACTGTACGGCAACGACTGGCTGTTCTTCCGGTGCTTCTATCAATGCTTGTTTACTAATTGCGCCAGTTGCATCCTCAAGTAGTTTTTGTCTGTGGTCGGCAATAGTACCTACAATATCAGTTATTGTTGCAAAGCTATTACGTTCGATATCTCGTACTTTTAAGCCAATTAACAGTTGCTCTGGATTCTGCCGATAGGGATGATTATTGTAAAATTCTTCTAGATGCCTTTGATAGAAGAAACTACTATGGACGGTAATTGTCAAAGCTGGCTGAATCTGAGTTTGAATTTCAATCGTTTCTGCCCAAAAATCAATCTCTCGTTTGACTTCTACTTGATTTACTGATATTACAGATGGAGATGAAAAACGGCAATTTATTTTTAATACTCTCACTGCTAACTGTGAAAGAATCTCAGGTGTAATCTGTGGCTGGCTTACCCATTGTATTGCATAAGTGCGATCGCCAATATCTTTTTTTAATTCTTCGCAAATTTCTAGCAGTTTCTCGCGCCACTGTTCTTGGCTTGGCATTGGTCGATTGGGTTTGGCTAAAACCCAGAAAAATTTATTGTGCCAAATAACAACTGCATCAGGAAATTTTTGACTGAATCGCCAACTAAAGCTATTACCAGTTTTGCGTTCGATTTCTGGAGTTAATCGAAAACAAATGAAATTTTTCGGAGTAATATCTAGAAGTGAAATTTCACTTAAAAAAGTTGGAAATGAAGCAACTGGAAATTCTTGCATAACATTATTCATGCAGTCGCCTCAGTCATGGCAAATTTACAAATAGAGTTAAAAGCACAATAGCGACAACTTACGCCTGGATTAGGTGGAAAAATTCGATTAAAATCGTCAAAATTTCGACGATAGCGATACAAATCTTTTTGATGTCGTTGAGAGAGCGAAGATAGTTCTACTTGAAACGATTTGAGTATGCTAGATGACGCAATAATTCGCTCTGACTGTTGGCAAGTTTCCAAGTTATAAAATGAAGCAACAGCTTTTTGCT
This window of the Chroococcidiopsis thermalis PCC 7203 genome carries:
- a CDS encoding Asp-tRNA(Asn)/Glu-tRNA(Gln) amidotransferase GatCAB subunit A, which codes for MNLDLADAVTIATAVRAQQVSATEVAIATLDRITARNSALNCFTTVTTETALADAAKIDRAIASGQDPGVLAGVPFAVKNLFDIAGITTLAGSKINAENPPASRDATAIAKLKQAGAILVGALNMDEYAYGFVTENAHYGATHNPHDTNRIAGGSSGGSAAAVAGGMVPLTLGSDTNGSIRVPAALCGVYGLKPTYGRLSRAGAFLFASSFDHIGTFTRSVRDVAIAFDVLQGWDSRDPVCTQRSPVETLHVTSLQPDNIDGLRIAIAEDYFRTGAEPEALAVVERVAQVLGATQYVTIPEAHRARAAAFIITACEGANLHLANLRSRLEDFDPATRDRFLAGAMIPASWYIQAQRFRRWFRDRVRAIFQHVDLILAPTTPCVAPFIGQQTIQLDGREILVRPHLGLFTQPLSFIGLPVLSVPIARSNGLPLGVQLIAAPYNEGKILQVAAMLEAEGVIAASVVD
- a CDS encoding NAD(P)H-quinone oxidoreductase subunit 4, which codes for MMTEQFPWLTAIVLLPLVASLLIPVLPDKDGKRVRWYASGVAIADLILMCYVFWQHYDAGIATFQLAEKYAWVPQLGLNWAVSVDGLSVPLVLLAGLVTTLSIFAAWQVDRKPRLFYFLMLVLYSAQIGVFVAQDILLLFIMWEIELVPVYLLVSIWGGPKRRYAATKFLLYTALASIFILVAGLALGFYGGNPTFDMAALAVKNYPLALELPIYAGLLIAFGVKLAIFPMHTWLPDAHGEASAPVSMVLAGVLLKMGGYGLIRLNLEMLPHAHVYFAPVLATVGVVNIIYGALASFAQSNMKRRLAYSSVSHMGFVLLGIASFTDVGISGALLQMLSHGLIAAVLFFLAGVTYDRTHTLSMEEMGGIAQVMPKVFALFTIGAMASLALPGMSGFVSEISVFVGVTTSDIYSSTFRTVTVFLAAVGLMLTPVYLLSMLRQVFYGSGIAPACVLTSTQLRTDYQDSQEAVCFGTDCVLPGEARFGDARPREVFIAVSFLVLIIGIGLYPKLATQMYDVKTVAVNAQIRESYVQIAQSNPRIYASGFLAPRIDKPELATVPTGVLK
- a CDS encoding pentapeptide repeat-containing protein — encoded protein: MNAEELLKRYAAGERDFIKADLANVKLINAHLVGVNLWGANLEGANLAKAKLWGANLTGANLINANLTRTNLCGAKLTEANLRKARLNYAKLYGANLSGACYDNSTRFSRGFDPNSQNMRKV
- a CDS encoding isopenicillin N synthase family dioxygenase; this encodes MTNPVLQIPIIDLQTFATGDELERQTIVDRVYQACHEIGFLYIKNSGISSHLIQQLFTHSQQFFNLPLEAKNQIAWLDESHNSGYVGIERERLDPKQPGDLKEALNLNLKSIAQNPDFSTEFHSCALNSWKACVQITDIILQTFAMALQIPEDFFIANHNAQAHTLRLLHYPPLEQPPKQGQVRAGEHSDYGSITLLFQDDIGGLEVQTKNGEWIAAPAIPDTIIVNTGDLMQRWTNHVFCSTKHRVAIPTDEKMKRSRYSIAFFCHPNDDTEVACLPGCCTDRVAMYPSISAKDYLISRLQATY
- the ggt gene encoding gamma-glutamyltransferase; translated protein: MSHLTNKAAISTNGIVTTPHYLASQAGLEILQQGGNAVDAAIAAAATLTVVYPHMNSLGGDNFWLIYNIKKRELKGLNASGRAGEKATIDLYQSLGYDRIPFRGYLAANTLPGAVSGWDLAYKYAQATINNSLPWQQLFASAIKFSENGFPTSQNQASWTQISIDVDKEFFNLQRFSGFRQIYLKPDGTIYQTGEIFKQSHLAQSLAAIASQGAAEFYQGEIAQNIVADLQENGGILTLRDFAEHTANWVEPISVNYRDYIAYNLPPNTQGIASLSILNILNNFDLRKLGEGTADYYHLIVEATKQAFSDRDKYVSDPDFVNMPLDWLLSSERGKELAAQINLQQAANQVQPLDPKGDTIWLGVVDKDGNAVSLIQSIYYEFGSGIVAGDTGILLQNRGCFFSLDPQHVNCLQPKKRTFHTLNPAMLFQNGKPYLVYGTMGGEGQPQTQAAIATRIVDFGFNVEDAISAPRWLQGRTWGVATNELKIEGRVSADIVRELSDRGHSVKVVEDYTDVMGHAGAILIDAETNIKYGAADPRSDGAAVGY
- the crtO gene encoding beta-carotene ketolase CrtO, with translation MQAYDVVIIGAGHNGLVCAAYLLKAGYSVLLLEKQPIPGGGATTEELMPQEAPGFKFNPCAINHLFIFLGSVIQELELEKYGLEYLTCDPVAFCPHPDGKYFLAHKSVEKTRAEIARFSQRDAEKYAEYADFWLRFVRGVAPFFNAPPKSLADISGNYGLKNLQELFSVLGGPNETLDLLRTLLSSPVDNLNEYFDAEFVKAPLARLSAELSSPPSQKAMSFGAMMAVLRHEPGMARPRGGTGALTEALVKLVKSLDGVILTEQSVERILIDRDRAVGVRVRGSKEYRAHQAVISSIDAKRLFLQLMDASDVDSADPNLRERLDRRIVNNNETILKIDCALSEPLRFENHDHRDEYLMGSVLIADSVNHVEQAHSEITLGKIPDADPSMYLVMPTGLDPSMAPEGKHTLWIEFFAPYQIAGAEGTGLKGTGWTDELKNKVADRVLNKLTQYSPNLKHSIIARHVESPAELAERLGSYKGNYYHIDMTLEQMLCFRPLPEIANYKTPIQGLYLTGAGTHPGGSISGLPGRNCARIFLHEQHPIAETLKDAKNSVQSAVKSVFT